One window from the genome of bacterium BMS3Abin14 encodes:
- the dppB gene encoding dipeptide transport system permease protein DppB, producing the protein MVIQGGTMIVAATFVMVNLIVDILYAVINPRISNS; encoded by the coding sequence ATGGTTATCCAGGGGGGCACCATGATCGTGGCCGCCACCTTCGTGATGGTCAATCTCATCGTTGACATTCTGTACGCTGTCATCAACCCGCGAATCAGCAACAGTTGA
- a CDS encoding PilZ domain protein has translation MTAMCKGFKANQLFFLHILACKRGVCLVFSVGYVFFSKPYVCRIIKADPTLRATKVIIVTGDDSAATRELYKGLGCGAVLNKPFTKSDINSTVGKVLGVGTRQIHRVNTVIPCLVRIGPGGYDCRILNISASGMYIEIDFLPEPGRNFEVEFIVDYIENISPDS, from the coding sequence GTGACCGCCATGTGCAAGGGTTTTAAGGCTAACCAACTATTTTTCTTGCACATATTAGCATGCAAACGCGGGGTTTGTCTAGTGTTTTCAGTAGGTTACGTATTTTTCAGCAAGCCCTACGTATGCCGGATCATTAAGGCGGACCCTACATTGCGTGCCACAAAAGTGATCATCGTTACCGGAGACGACAGCGCTGCGACCCGGGAGCTTTATAAGGGATTGGGATGTGGCGCTGTTCTTAATAAACCCTTTACCAAAAGCGATATCAATTCAACTGTGGGAAAAGTCCTCGGTGTCGGCACCAGACAGATTCACAGGGTCAACACTGTAATACCATGTCTCGTACGAATTGGGCCGGGAGGATATGACTGTCGAATCCTGAACATATCCGCTTCGGGAATGTATATTGAAATTGATTTTTTGCCTGAGCCGGGCCGGAATTTTGAAGTCGAGTTCATTGTTGACTATATTGAAAATATCTCGCCTGACAGTTGA
- the hmuU gene encoding hemin transport system permease protein HmuU — translation MTFGRRPAILIILAFLAVSALIIGPLIGMRTIPLDAVIHPASWSRESEIFWRLRVPRVFVAFLGGVGLAVSGMSFQALFRNPLATPFTLGVSSGAALGAAAYIRFGLPAALLGIPGISVSAFMGAMLSVLLVYGLTRLRSGFSTGTMLLAGVAISFFFSSVNLFIQYISDFTQTFHIIRWLMGGLEVVGFRSVLDMLPFVVVGALIILYLTNELNLMTTGEEMATSRGVNVKSVRRGIFFAASLMVGGVVSVCGPIGFVGMMSPHICRLIIGQDHRYLAPATLLFGGAFLTICDTFARTIIAPAEIPVGVITALLGGPFFVWLLVRGEGMDNEGL, via the coding sequence ATGACCTTCGGCCGCCGACCCGCTATCCTGATTATTTTGGCATTTCTGGCCGTGTCGGCGCTCATCATCGGGCCGCTGATAGGGATGCGGACCATTCCGCTGGATGCGGTCATACACCCCGCTTCCTGGAGCCGGGAGAGCGAGATATTCTGGAGGCTGCGCGTACCCAGGGTGTTTGTCGCCTTTCTGGGGGGAGTCGGCTTGGCGGTAAGCGGCATGTCCTTTCAGGCGCTTTTCAGAAACCCCCTCGCGACCCCCTTTACCCTGGGCGTGTCATCCGGAGCCGCCCTCGGCGCGGCCGCCTATATCCGTTTCGGACTGCCGGCCGCCCTGCTGGGAATCCCGGGCATCTCCGTTTCGGCCTTTATGGGAGCAATGCTTTCAGTCCTTTTAGTGTATGGCCTGACCCGCCTTCGATCCGGTTTTTCCACCGGAACCATGCTGCTGGCCGGTGTGGCTATAAGCTTCTTCTTCTCCAGCGTTAACCTGTTCATCCAGTACATCAGCGATTTTACCCAGACTTTTCATATTATCCGGTGGCTCATGGGAGGTCTGGAGGTGGTAGGATTCCGGTCCGTCCTGGACATGCTGCCGTTCGTGGTAGTGGGAGCCCTCATTATCCTTTACCTGACCAACGAACTGAACCTGATGACCACAGGCGAGGAGATGGCGACCAGCCGGGGGGTTAATGTCAAATCCGTCCGCCGGGGAATCTTCTTTGCCGCCTCTCTGATGGTGGGAGGGGTAGTTTCGGTATGCGGCCCCATCGGGTTTGTGGGGATGATGTCACCGCATATCTGCAGACTGATCATAGGGCAGGATCACCGTTACCTCGCCCCTGCCACCCTTCTTTTCGGCGGCGCCTTCCTGACAATATGCGATACGTTCGCCCGGACCATCATCGCCCCGGCCGAGATTCCGGTCGGGGTGATCACAGCCCTCCTCGGGGGGCCGTTTTTCGTGTGGCTGCTGGTCCGGGGGGAGGGGATGGACAATGAAGGGCTGTAG
- the fhuC gene encoding iron(3+)-hydroxamate import ATP-binding protein FhuC: MTISGRRIIEIADYSYSIGGTVILHEVSMCVYEGEYLCVIGPNGAGKTTLLKCVDRINIGGRGEIRISGRPLEEYSQKELATLLSYVPQADIRTLPFSAGEFVLMGRYPHLSPFSAVSPGDHEVVKRAMEITGTERFYRRAMGTLSGGERQRVLIAAALAQGAKVLLLDEPTTFLDPKHGEDVLGILTRLNREEGITVVAVTHDINDAVLNGDRVVALKEGSVRFTGQPAGLMDNSILEAIYDRRFFLYPHPQSGRMIVLPDEVMRQ; the protein is encoded by the coding sequence ATGACAATAAGCGGGCGCAGGATAATAGAGATTGCCGACTACTCCTACAGCATAGGCGGGACGGTTATCCTCCATGAAGTCTCCATGTGCGTATATGAGGGGGAGTATCTCTGCGTTATCGGTCCCAATGGGGCGGGCAAGACGACGCTGCTGAAGTGTGTGGACCGGATCAACATCGGCGGCCGGGGGGAAATAAGAATTTCGGGCAGGCCGTTGGAGGAATATTCCCAGAAAGAACTGGCAACCCTGCTCAGCTATGTGCCGCAGGCTGATATCCGTACGCTTCCATTTTCAGCGGGTGAGTTCGTCCTCATGGGGCGCTATCCTCACCTGAGTCCCTTCTCGGCGGTGAGTCCCGGGGACCACGAGGTGGTCAAAAGGGCCATGGAGATCACAGGCACTGAAAGGTTTTACCGCCGGGCCATGGGGACTCTCAGTGGAGGGGAACGCCAGAGAGTGCTCATCGCGGCGGCATTAGCCCAGGGGGCGAAAGTGCTTCTGCTCGACGAGCCCACGACGTTTCTCGATCCGAAGCACGGAGAAGATGTCCTGGGAATTCTGACAAGGCTGAACCGGGAGGAGGGTATTACCGTAGTCGCGGTTACGCACGACATCAACGACGCGGTGCTAAACGGCGACCGGGTCGTTGCCCTGAAGGAGGGGTCCGTGCGGTTTACGGGGCAGCCGGCCGGCCTCATGGACAACAGCATCCTGGAGGCGATCTACGACAGGAGGTTTTTCCTCTACCCACACCCTCAGTCGGGTCGGATGATCGTTCTGCCGGATGAGGTCATGCGGCAATGA
- the btuF gene encoding vitamin B12-binding protein precursor: MRRLLILITAIALLAAGGFLLYGFGQGEPQNPTIVRLDRPAAPPPHQPLHYERIISLAPSITEVLFSLGLGDRVVGVTRYCDYPPEALEKPKIGGYFDINYEAIITAAPDLVVLMKEHDKPREYLKRLGIETLTVDHSSVDGIMESIRLIGEKTGTKKTADKILMETEKRIERVKAMTKDLNKPTVMVAVGRSLQTGAAGAVYISGRDGFYDELISMAGGINAYAKDTLKFPALSAEGVARLNPQVIIEMVPDVTDPQTDEKMLEKWRSIPGLTAVSKGRVYVLNQDYVVVPGPRFILLLERMAEVIHPEAHWE; encoded by the coding sequence ATGCGGCGCCTCCTGATCCTCATCACAGCTATTGCCCTTCTGGCCGCCGGGGGCTTCCTCCTGTATGGTTTCGGCCAAGGTGAGCCTCAGAATCCAACCATCGTCCGTCTGGATCGCCCCGCCGCCCCGCCGCCCCATCAACCTCTGCATTACGAGCGCATCATATCTCTGGCCCCCAGCATCACAGAGGTGCTTTTCTCGCTTGGCCTGGGTGACAGGGTCGTCGGGGTTACACGGTACTGCGACTATCCGCCGGAGGCGCTGGAAAAGCCCAAGATCGGGGGATACTTCGACATCAATTATGAGGCGATCATCACCGCCGCACCGGACCTGGTTGTCCTGATGAAGGAGCACGATAAACCACGTGAATATCTGAAGCGGCTCGGGATCGAAACCCTGACGGTGGACCACAGCAGCGTTGATGGGATCATGGAATCAATACGGCTCATTGGTGAAAAGACCGGGACGAAGAAGACAGCCGATAAGATCCTGATGGAAACGGAAAAGAGGATCGAGCGTGTAAAGGCCATGACAAAGGACCTCAATAAACCCACGGTCATGGTGGCGGTGGGAAGGAGTCTTCAGACCGGAGCGGCCGGAGCGGTCTATATCTCGGGACGGGACGGATTTTACGATGAGCTCATCTCCATGGCCGGGGGGATAAACGCATATGCAAAGGACACCCTGAAGTTCCCGGCCCTCTCCGCCGAGGGAGTCGCCAGGCTCAATCCCCAGGTGATCATCGAGATGGTTCCCGACGTGACGGACCCACAGACTGACGAAAAGATGTTGGAGAAGTGGCGTTCCATCCCCGGGCTTACCGCGGTGAGCAAAGGCCGGGTCTACGTACTCAACCAGGATTACGTGGTGGTGCCGGGACCCCGGTTTATTCTTCTCCTGGAGAGGATGGCGGAAGTGATACACCCTGAGGCGCACTGGGAATGA
- a CDS encoding transport protein TonB: MMDLFRPLSLSLGIHAALIALVLGQSGSGNGIAPPDAAAGPIVVDIVSFGHSESVAPAAGRVRSVSPVSPVSKTEKTVPKSEAMPPVQKPGVVRERIAAAEMKTPAPPPPGSPHEAERETTAGKDAPPPAPPGSSGAPDRDHAFQTGRTGPQQPMLAYGAVPPREGLPGGISGNDPGFDFIRAEATDLPEPIYPAWCRRRGQEGKVILSVRIGRDGGLGGVSVFRSSGFSMLDRAAVKALQKARFSPASAAGFSVSSTRKIAYSFQMTDAGN, encoded by the coding sequence ATGATGGACCTTTTCAGGCCCCTGTCCCTTTCGTTGGGGATTCATGCGGCCTTGATCGCCCTGGTACTGGGACAGTCCGGGTCAGGAAACGGGATCGCCCCTCCCGACGCGGCTGCCGGTCCGATAGTCGTGGATATAGTATCATTTGGACACAGTGAATCCGTGGCTCCCGCCGCCGGCCGGGTTCGCTCGGTTTCCCCGGTATCACCGGTGTCCAAAACTGAAAAAACGGTTCCGAAATCGGAGGCCATGCCGCCGGTCCAAAAACCCGGGGTAGTCAGGGAGCGGATCGCGGCTGCCGAGATGAAAACCCCAGCGCCTCCTCCGCCCGGCTCACCTCACGAAGCGGAGCGGGAAACAACAGCCGGAAAGGACGCGCCCCCGCCCGCACCCCCCGGCAGTTCCGGCGCCCCTGATCGAGACCATGCATTTCAAACAGGCCGAACGGGACCGCAGCAGCCCATGCTTGCCTATGGGGCCGTCCCCCCCAGGGAGGGCCTTCCGGGTGGTATCTCCGGCAATGATCCGGGTTTTGATTTCATCAGGGCAGAGGCAACCGATCTGCCCGAGCCCATATACCCCGCCTGGTGCAGAAGACGGGGTCAGGAGGGAAAGGTCATCCTCTCGGTGAGGATAGGAAGGGACGGAGGGTTGGGCGGCGTCTCGGTGTTCCGGTCAAGCGGATTTTCCATGCTTGACCGGGCGGCGGTCAAGGCCCTTCAAAAGGCACGTTTTTCACCTGCGAGTGCAGCAGGTTTTTCCGTATCATCCACGAGAAAGATCGCCTATTCTTTCCAAATGACGGATGCGGGGAATTAA
- the btuB gene encoding vitamin B12 transporter BtuB precursor, producing MGKTALITGVLVMVLSSPAYLWAGAGEEDVQEVVVTATRIETPIEEVASSITVITAEDIQRKGARTVLEALEGVPGIKINVNGGPGQTATVFIRGAKSGHTLVLIDGVEVNDPISTGRIFNFANLTTDNIERIEVLRGPQSPLYGSDAIGGVINIITRRGRGKPHVVLTGETGSFGTIRGAVEASGGTGRSNYSLSLSHFDTDGISAADERDGNTEKDGYTNTTWSGKVGIEPSDSLALDLIFRYSDAKADLDNFGGAFGDDPDHVSGTKELIMRGQGTISLAGGAWEQIVGISYTDNSRNDINPPNRSEFDSGLVKLDWQNNLYLSPVVTLTVGAESGKERGKTDTFAEKKARTTGIYFLEQNDMGGRFITTVGARIDDHSDFGTQATYRLTAAYLLHESGTRFRATYGTGFKAPSLYQLFSIYGDPGLQPEESGSWDVGADQDLMGGRASLGLTYFDNRFDNLIDFDFGTMTYQNTLGANTSGLEFISRLFLTDSVELSLNYTYTRSEDEATGEKLLRVPRDSIGFTADYSPSTGSHVGLDILYVGDNADLDFPPPTYTPVRVTLDGYTLVNLSGAFSVAHGFEITGRVENLLDEDYQTVLGYGTPGISGYLGFRADL from the coding sequence ATGGGCAAAACTGCGCTGATCACGGGTGTATTGGTCATGGTGCTTTCCAGTCCAGCTTACCTTTGGGCAGGGGCCGGAGAAGAGGACGTTCAGGAGGTCGTGGTAACAGCCACCCGTATTGAGACCCCCATCGAGGAGGTCGCAAGTTCGATCACGGTAATCACCGCCGAGGATATCCAGCGAAAAGGGGCCAGAACCGTCCTGGAGGCCCTTGAAGGGGTGCCGGGAATAAAAATCAACGTCAACGGCGGCCCGGGACAGACGGCCACGGTTTTCATCAGGGGAGCAAAATCAGGACACACATTGGTCCTTATTGACGGTGTGGAGGTCAACGATCCCATCTCCACCGGGCGAATCTTCAACTTCGCCAATTTGACAACGGACAACATCGAGAGGATCGAGGTTCTGCGCGGTCCGCAAAGCCCTCTTTACGGTTCGGACGCCATTGGCGGGGTCATAAACATCATCACCCGGAGGGGCAGGGGAAAACCCCATGTAGTGCTGACAGGTGAGACTGGCTCCTTCGGGACGATCCGGGGAGCTGTAGAGGCCAGCGGGGGGACCGGCCGAAGCAACTACTCCCTTTCCCTCTCGCATTTCGACACCGACGGCATATCGGCTGCCGACGAGAGGGACGGCAACACGGAGAAGGACGGATATACTAATACTACCTGGTCGGGCAAGGTTGGCATTGAACCTTCCGACAGTCTCGCACTGGATCTCATATTTCGATATTCCGATGCGAAGGCCGATCTGGACAATTTCGGGGGCGCCTTTGGGGATGACCCGGACCACGTTTCGGGTACGAAGGAACTCATTATGCGAGGGCAAGGGACCATCTCCCTGGCAGGAGGCGCCTGGGAGCAGATCGTGGGCATCTCCTATACGGACAACAGCCGCAACGATATCAATCCTCCCAACAGGAGCGAATTCGACAGCGGCCTGGTCAAGCTGGATTGGCAGAACAACCTGTATCTCAGCCCCGTCGTTACCCTGACAGTGGGGGCGGAATCCGGGAAGGAAAGAGGGAAGACGGATACCTTTGCCGAGAAGAAGGCACGCACGACAGGCATCTACTTTCTGGAGCAAAACGACATGGGCGGAAGGTTCATCACCACGGTGGGGGCCAGGATCGACGACCATAGCGACTTTGGAACACAGGCGACCTACCGCCTCACCGCCGCGTATCTGCTGCATGAGTCGGGAACCAGATTTCGGGCGACCTACGGTACAGGGTTCAAGGCCCCGTCCCTCTACCAGCTTTTCTCCATCTACGGAGATCCAGGACTTCAGCCGGAGGAAAGTGGCAGTTGGGATGTCGGGGCAGACCAGGATCTTATGGGCGGCAGGGCTTCTCTTGGACTGACATATTTTGACAACAGGTTCGACAACCTCATCGACTTCGATTTCGGCACCATGACCTACCAGAACACCCTCGGGGCCAATACCAGCGGTCTGGAATTCATCAGCAGACTGTTCCTGACGGATTCGGTCGAACTGAGCCTCAACTACACATATACGCGGTCAGAGGATGAGGCAACCGGAGAGAAACTGCTCCGTGTTCCCCGGGACAGCATAGGGTTTACCGCGGACTACAGCCCGTCAACGGGGAGCCACGTCGGGCTGGATATTCTCTATGTCGGTGATAACGCCGACCTCGATTTCCCTCCACCAACCTATACACCTGTCAGGGTAACGCTGGACGGATATACCCTTGTCAATCTGTCGGGCGCATTTAGTGTTGCCCATGGGTTCGAAATCACCGGCAGGGTCGAAAATCTCCTTGATGAGGATTACCAGACAGTTCTAGGCTACGGTACGCCCGGAATATCGGGATACCTCGGGTTCAGAGCGGATTTATGA
- the glpQ1 gene encoding putative glycerophosphoryl diester phosphodiesterase 1 yields the protein MVKKPLIIAHRGASAYAHENTIDAFRVAIEMQADMIELDVHRTADGVLIIYHDNKFKGKLLRNLAAEEVFGAADADGYAIPTLKETVQYLGGKIRLNIELKESGYEDDVVETAMEHFRPENVIFSSSIDSAVRAVKKSFPVVATGLVLGTRPLRGLPRSLFPDERVHNTGVDFLAVDRRLLKYGFLRTARRLHMPVYVWTANNSNVIKMLVADDRVAGIFTDRPDLGLFLREAHKKRSSQ from the coding sequence ATGGTGAAAAAGCCGCTGATTATTGCCCACAGGGGCGCTTCTGCCTACGCCCACGAAAACACCATCGATGCCTTCAGGGTCGCCATTGAGATGCAGGCGGACATGATTGAACTGGACGTCCACAGAACCGCCGATGGCGTCCTTATCATCTACCATGACAACAAGTTCAAGGGTAAGCTGCTCAGAAATCTGGCTGCGGAGGAGGTCTTCGGGGCGGCTGATGCTGATGGATATGCCATCCCCACCCTCAAGGAGACAGTACAATATCTGGGGGGCAAAATACGGCTCAACATCGAACTGAAAGAAAGCGGATACGAAGATGATGTGGTGGAAACGGCCATGGAACATTTCAGGCCTGAAAACGTGATCTTCTCCTCCTCAATAGATTCTGCCGTGAGGGCTGTAAAGAAAAGCTTTCCCGTTGTCGCCACTGGCCTGGTGCTGGGGACCAGGCCCTTAAGGGGGCTTCCCCGGTCGCTCTTTCCCGACGAAAGGGTCCACAACACCGGGGTGGATTTTCTCGCCGTGGACCGGAGGCTCCTGAAATACGGGTTTCTGCGAACCGCTCGCCGGCTCCACATGCCGGTCTACGTCTGGACGGCCAACAACAGTAACGTCATCAAAATGCTGGTTGCGGATGATCGTGTAGCAGGGATCTTCACGGACAGGCCTGACCTGGGGCTGTTCCTCCGGGAAGCGCACAAAAAGAGATCTTCGCAATAA
- the ymfD gene encoding bacillibactin exporter has product MNSGPDAAARAWKGRLWLDRNLRIIYCVTLMAVLSVASITPAFPRIIQDLGIKPHQVGLLITIFTFPGMILAPFLGVLSDRYGRKKILIPSLLLFGLAGSGCGFAGSFKALLFLRFFQGVGAAALSSLTGTIIGDLFSGKERAMAMGYNSSVLSVGTASYPAIGGAMALFGWNYPFFLPILALPVAYAALFHLENPEPEGHQKLSDYLKGAWEVLKNRGVLGVFLVSIATFIILYGSLLTFFPLLVDGRFGASTMTIGLLMSAMSVSTALTSTQMGRLSAKFGEKNLIKAAFLFYGAALLLIPAMPSVPLYVLPAVIFGFGHGMNIPAIMSLMAGFAPIEHRGVLMSVNGMVLRMGQTAGPMVMGIAYTWWGIPGPFYAGAALALAVTIGGVIAVRY; this is encoded by the coding sequence TTGAACTCCGGACCGGACGCGGCTGCCCGCGCGTGGAAGGGCAGACTCTGGCTCGACCGGAACCTCCGCATTATCTACTGCGTGACTCTCATGGCGGTCCTGAGCGTGGCAAGCATCACCCCCGCATTTCCACGGATCATCCAGGATCTGGGAATCAAACCGCATCAGGTGGGGCTTCTCATCACCATCTTTACCTTCCCGGGCATGATCCTGGCTCCGTTCCTCGGCGTCCTTTCGGACCGTTACGGAAGAAAAAAGATCCTCATACCTTCCCTTCTCCTTTTCGGCCTGGCCGGCAGCGGGTGCGGATTTGCCGGAAGCTTCAAGGCCCTGCTGTTCCTGAGGTTCTTTCAGGGGGTTGGGGCTGCCGCCCTCTCCTCCCTCACCGGGACCATCATCGGGGACCTGTTCTCCGGCAAGGAGAGGGCCATGGCCATGGGCTACAACTCCAGCGTTCTTTCGGTGGGTACCGCGAGCTACCCGGCCATTGGGGGCGCCATGGCTCTTTTTGGGTGGAACTACCCTTTTTTCCTGCCCATCCTTGCGCTGCCGGTAGCATATGCGGCCCTTTTCCATCTTGAAAATCCTGAGCCTGAAGGTCACCAGAAACTTTCCGACTACCTGAAGGGAGCATGGGAAGTTCTGAAAAACAGGGGGGTCCTGGGAGTTTTTCTGGTGAGCATCGCCACCTTTATCATCCTTTACGGTTCCCTGCTGACGTTTTTCCCCCTTCTGGTGGATGGCCGATTCGGAGCCTCAACCATGACCATCGGGCTGCTCATGTCGGCCATGTCGGTGAGTACCGCCCTGACCTCGACACAGATGGGAAGGCTGTCCGCGAAATTCGGCGAGAAAAACCTGATCAAGGCAGCTTTTCTGTTCTATGGAGCGGCCCTCCTTCTCATCCCGGCCATGCCCTCCGTGCCCCTTTACGTACTTCCGGCCGTGATCTTCGGCTTTGGCCACGGGATGAACATACCGGCCATAATGTCCCTCATGGCCGGTTTTGCTCCCATCGAACATCGGGGGGTTCTCATGTCGGTTAACGGTATGGTGCTCAGGATGGGTCAGACTGCCGGCCCCATGGTTATGGGGATTGCCTACACATGGTGGGGCATCCCGGGGCCCTTTTACGCCGGGGCTGCTTTGGCCCTTGCCGTCACCATCGGCGGTGTGATAGCTGTAAGATATTGA
- the glnB_1 gene encoding nitrogen regulatory protein P-II 1, with protein sequence MKYIIAVIKPGKLDEVREALTSLGVTGMTVTEVRGFGRQKGHKELYRGAEYTVDFLPKIKVEAAVDEEIVQRAVETIKSSAQTGKIGDGKIFVLALEDAVRIRTGETGMEAL encoded by the coding sequence ATGAAATACATCATCGCAGTTATCAAACCCGGCAAGCTGGATGAAGTCCGGGAGGCGCTCACTTCACTGGGAGTCACCGGGATGACCGTTACCGAGGTGCGTGGTTTCGGGCGCCAGAAAGGGCACAAGGAGCTTTACCGTGGGGCTGAATACACCGTGGATTTCCTTCCCAAGATAAAGGTCGAGGCCGCTGTGGACGAGGAGATCGTCCAGCGTGCCGTGGAAACGATCAAGTCCTCGGCACAGACAGGCAAGATCGGGGATGGAAAGATCTTCGTCCTGGCACTCGAAGATGCCGTCAGGATCAGGACTGGGGAGACCGGGATGGAGGCATTGTAA
- the amtB gene encoding ammonia channel precursor yields MIKSLISVFLRHRILLMTIAITAMPAVAHADTLDSGDTAWMITATALVLFMTIPGLALFYGGLVRTRNILSVLMQCFSITALITILWVVAGYSLSFGTGNAFFGDFSMVFLKGIGPDSMSGTIPKILFVMFQLTFAIITPALIIGAFAERMKFSAMLLFTGAWMLLIYSPICHWVWGGGWLGSMGALDFAGGTVVHINAGVAGLVAALVLGKRKGYPKAPMMPHSLTLSVVGAGMLWVGWFGFNAGSELAADGTAGMALAVTQIAAAAATLAWMFAEWIKHGKPSVLGAITGAVAGLVAITPASGFVGPMGAIAIGLASGVICFIAATTLKRALGYDDSLDAFGVHGVGGTVGAILTGVFASPALGGFAKISGIGGQLWIQFISVAATIGYSAVGSFVILKAVDLLVGLRVTEEEEVTGLDITQHNEKGYDY; encoded by the coding sequence ATGATCAAGTCACTTATATCGGTATTTCTCAGACACAGAATTTTATTAATGACCATTGCGATCACGGCTATGCCGGCCGTTGCCCACGCGGACACCCTTGACAGCGGGGACACCGCCTGGATGATCACCGCTACCGCACTGGTACTTTTCATGACCATTCCAGGGCTGGCCCTTTTTTACGGCGGTCTGGTCCGGACCAGGAACATCCTTTCCGTCCTCATGCAATGCTTTTCCATCACCGCCCTCATAACCATCCTGTGGGTGGTGGCAGGTTACTCCCTCAGTTTCGGCACGGGAAACGCTTTTTTCGGAGACTTTTCCATGGTTTTCCTTAAGGGGATAGGACCGGATTCCATGTCTGGAACCATCCCCAAAATCCTGTTCGTCATGTTCCAGCTCACCTTCGCAATTATCACCCCGGCTCTCATTATCGGCGCTTTCGCCGAGCGGATGAAGTTCTCAGCCATGCTCCTTTTCACCGGAGCATGGATGTTGCTCATCTACAGCCCGATCTGCCACTGGGTTTGGGGAGGCGGCTGGCTCGGCAGCATGGGAGCCCTGGACTTCGCCGGGGGCACCGTGGTCCACATCAATGCCGGGGTCGCCGGCCTGGTTGCAGCCCTCGTCCTCGGCAAACGTAAGGGATACCCCAAGGCCCCCATGATGCCCCACAGCCTCACCCTGTCGGTGGTGGGAGCCGGCATGCTGTGGGTGGGATGGTTCGGCTTTAACGCCGGGTCAGAACTCGCCGCCGACGGCACCGCCGGCATGGCCCTTGCCGTGACCCAGATTGCCGCTGCGGCAGCCACCCTCGCCTGGATGTTCGCCGAGTGGATCAAGCACGGCAAGCCCAGCGTCCTGGGAGCCATCACGGGCGCCGTGGCCGGCCTCGTGGCCATCACCCCGGCCTCCGGTTTCGTAGGTCCCATGGGGGCCATCGCCATCGGCCTGGCATCCGGAGTCATCTGCTTCATCGCAGCCACCACCCTGAAACGGGCATTGGGCTACGACGATTCCCTGGACGCCTTCGGTGTCCATGGCGTTGGCGGTACTGTGGGAGCCATCCTTACGGGTGTTTTCGCTTCTCCGGCCCTTGGCGGCTTCGCCAAGATATCCGGGATCGGCGGGCAGCTTTGGATCCAGTTCATAAGTGTCGCCGCCACCATCGGATACAGCGCCGTTGGCTCCTTCGTTATCCTGAAGGCGGTGGACCTGCTGGTGGGGCTGAGAGTGACCGAGGAGGAGGAAGTAACGGGGCTCGACATCACGCAGCACAACGAGAAAGGCTACGACTACTGA
- the bfr gene encoding bacterioferritin encodes MSAKHRKKASKELLDLLNKAISRELQVVTQYMWQHIQWIGIKGFSVKDQLRIIAMNEMTHAEFIAERLNYLGGTPTTKPDPIAVGGDIKEMITLDAKAEEGAVALYHKIIQLAAEEDDVVTRKLFEQILEDEEGHLDIFEGWLGDL; translated from the coding sequence ATGTCCGCCAAACACAGAAAAAAGGCTTCCAAGGAACTTCTCGATCTGCTCAACAAGGCCATCTCCAGGGAACTGCAGGTCGTCACTCAATACATGTGGCAGCACATTCAGTGGATCGGGATCAAGGGTTTTTCCGTCAAGGACCAGCTCAGGATCATCGCCATGAATGAGATGACCCACGCCGAATTCATCGCCGAACGCCTCAACTACCTGGGGGGCACCCCCACTACCAAACCGGACCCCATTGCGGTGGGTGGTGACATCAAGGAGATGATCACCCTGGATGCCAAGGCCGAAGAGGGGGCTGTCGCCCTGTATCATAAAATCATCCAACTGGCCGCTGAAGAGGACGACGTGGTGACCAGGAAGCTGTTCGAGCAGATCCTCGAGGACGAGGAGGGACATCTGGACATCTTCGAGGGGTGGCTGGGAGACCTGTAA